One window of Brevibacterium pigmentatum genomic DNA carries:
- a CDS encoding glycosyltransferase, with translation MGLAEKTLARIKRAVRENTPNPEVTEARNPRDARTDEVHVYNALWGIPPKLSGMPNSALQRINSFLDHGRAKSMTILTFDPNTEPAETKQRLLETGRIRPEVALINLWHDLRGLSDEELATFDGTEVVEPVPAVDGQREEQAPTHIVFRAEDTGKVIRRHHYRADGTLLVTDLCDASTGRRVILHDHAETPLIEWDQARDLYNQWVERVVTPEPSLVIVDDKRIGEFIHEITPRRFKLALFVHGTHLKDASAGNYGQYLPQRAETMRNLESFDLVAVQSQQQIDAIAALGIGVKKIRLLPSAVPDSAYPNLDNTARSESAGTVVANLSKLKRVDHAILALHHVRQTGHQATLTVCGTGPERDTLATLISERNLEGAVSLAGQVTNVPERLARSSFSTLTSTTEGLSLAVIESMAAGCIPIAYDTKYGPRDIITHGVNGYIVDYGNPHALAEQINEFLSLDETTKEGMREAAVVRARDFDSEHAYARWKAALEEPVKFHDPKPFESPNYARVRTLAITPGKDAVQLAIVFADEEKIDNKNLRLILKDRASNYFAQAFSTPDGWQRADGRTVYNFTIPYAVFSQSAGRKFDVHVRKIGAAWDAKARLKLPSAIDIIEANGLSWFRTEYGNFSVKVLDAAQGDEK, from the coding sequence ATGGGTTTGGCAGAAAAGACGCTGGCTCGTATCAAACGGGCAGTCCGCGAGAATACGCCCAATCCAGAGGTTACCGAGGCTCGCAATCCGAGGGATGCTCGCACTGATGAAGTGCACGTGTACAACGCCCTGTGGGGCATCCCGCCGAAGTTGAGCGGCATGCCGAATTCGGCCTTGCAGCGGATCAATAGCTTCCTTGACCACGGCCGGGCGAAGTCGATGACGATCCTCACCTTCGATCCGAACACGGAGCCGGCGGAGACGAAGCAACGGCTGCTCGAAACGGGCCGCATCCGGCCCGAGGTAGCGTTGATCAATCTGTGGCATGACCTGCGGGGCTTGTCAGATGAAGAGCTGGCGACGTTCGACGGCACCGAAGTCGTCGAGCCGGTCCCTGCCGTCGACGGGCAGAGAGAAGAGCAGGCTCCCACACACATAGTGTTCCGCGCTGAGGACACAGGCAAGGTAATCCGGCGCCACCACTATCGGGCTGATGGGACACTCCTCGTTACCGACTTGTGCGACGCTTCAACAGGGCGCCGTGTCATCCTCCACGATCATGCGGAGACACCGCTCATCGAATGGGACCAAGCGCGGGATCTATATAACCAGTGGGTCGAACGTGTAGTGACGCCGGAACCCTCCCTGGTTATCGTCGACGACAAACGAATCGGCGAGTTCATCCACGAGATCACACCGCGCCGGTTCAAACTCGCCCTGTTCGTCCACGGAACCCACCTCAAAGACGCATCCGCCGGGAACTACGGCCAGTACTTGCCGCAACGAGCCGAGACAATGCGGAACCTCGAAAGCTTCGACCTCGTGGCCGTCCAGTCCCAGCAGCAAATCGACGCGATCGCAGCACTCGGTATCGGCGTCAAGAAGATCCGACTGCTACCGAGCGCAGTCCCAGACTCCGCCTACCCCAACCTCGACAACACAGCGCGTTCCGAGTCTGCCGGTACCGTGGTCGCGAACCTCTCGAAACTCAAACGCGTCGACCACGCAATCCTCGCACTACACCACGTCCGGCAGACAGGACATCAGGCAACCCTCACAGTCTGCGGAACCGGCCCCGAACGAGACACCCTCGCGACACTCATCAGCGAACGCAACCTCGAAGGCGCTGTCTCTCTCGCCGGACAAGTGACCAATGTGCCCGAACGCCTGGCCCGATCCTCATTCTCGACCCTCACCAGCACCACCGAAGGCCTCTCCTTAGCGGTCATCGAATCAATGGCCGCCGGCTGCATCCCCATCGCCTACGACACCAAATACGGACCCCGCGACATCATCACCCACGGAGTCAACGGATACATCGTCGACTACGGCAACCCCCACGCGCTCGCCGAACAGATCAACGAGTTCCTCAGTCTCGACGAAACCACCAAGGAGGGGATGCGCGAAGCTGCCGTTGTTCGGGCGCGGGATTTCGATTCAGAACACGCGTATGCCAGGTGGAAGGCAGCTCTTGAGGAGCCAGTGAAGTTCCACGACCCGAAGCCGTTCGAGAGCCCGAACTATGCGCGGGTGCGAACACTCGCGATCACTCCGGGGAAAGACGCCGTCCAACTCGCTATTGTGTTCGCCGATGAGGAGAAGATCGACAACAAAAACTTGCGCCTCATCCTCAAAGATCGGGCCAGCAACTACTTCGCTCAAGCGTTCAGCACACCGGACGGCTGGCAGCGCGCAGACGGCCGCACCGTGTACAACTTCACCATTCCCTACGCGGTGTTCTCACAGTCTGCGGGACGGAAGTTCGATGTGCATGTTCGCAAGATCGGCGCCGCGTGGGACGCGAAGGCACGATTGAAGCTTCCTTCCGCGATCGACATCATCGAAGCGAATGGACTGAGCTGGTTCCGTACCGAGTATGGGAACTTCAGTGTCAAGGTGCTCGACGCCGCACAGGGAGACGAGAAGTGA
- a CDS encoding peptidoglycan recognition protein family protein has translation MAIMPGAVNKLLANQARQGLMKSYQGVCLHTMVGSLAGTDSMFEKDGTVGTESHFGVGEHGEIYQWVDTKYTADANYLGSGHVISIETADYGGSFGRWNTAGDNVPYWNAAQIAAIVKIIVWACTNHDIPIQQMKTVRDRGIGYHAMGVPGNELPNSLRGTRYQWSKYAGKVCPGKNRISQIPEIVRLAQGGAASSDTAPAPKKEGILGMTKYSGGKIYKALQALTRGKWKSLYIGKGSMSILTCDGSPYLAQVYLTVTGLKPDETIQVRFITASYKKGTTTKNNGYYAKQEQHGSGGGTYISHTQIGKTSKGKNGRSNRLRVQAWTDSKTAKITSIQTKFLKG, from the coding sequence ATGGCCATTATGCCCGGAGCCGTGAACAAGCTCCTCGCGAACCAGGCACGACAGGGTCTGATGAAGTCCTACCAAGGCGTGTGCCTCCACACAATGGTCGGCAGTCTCGCCGGCACCGACAGCATGTTCGAGAAGGACGGCACCGTCGGCACCGAATCACACTTCGGCGTCGGCGAGCACGGCGAGATCTACCAGTGGGTCGACACCAAGTACACCGCCGACGCGAACTACCTCGGATCCGGCCACGTCATCAGCATCGAGACCGCCGACTACGGCGGCTCCTTCGGCCGCTGGAACACTGCCGGCGACAACGTGCCCTATTGGAACGCAGCTCAGATCGCCGCGATCGTGAAGATCATCGTCTGGGCCTGCACGAACCACGACATCCCCATCCAGCAGATGAAGACCGTTCGCGACCGCGGCATCGGCTATCACGCCATGGGAGTCCCGGGAAACGAACTCCCGAACTCCCTGCGAGGCACCCGTTACCAGTGGTCGAAGTACGCCGGGAAAGTCTGCCCCGGCAAGAACCGCATCTCCCAGATCCCCGAAATCGTGCGACTCGCACAAGGCGGCGCCGCCTCAAGCGACACCGCACCGGCACCGAAAAAGGAAGGCATCCTCGGCATGACCAAATACTCAGGCGGCAAAATCTACAAAGCCCTGCAAGCACTCACCCGTGGCAAATGGAAGTCGCTGTACATCGGCAAAGGATCCATGTCGATCCTCACCTGCGACGGCAGCCCCTACCTCGCCCAGGTGTACCTCACCGTCACCGGCCTGAAACCTGACGAGACCATCCAAGTCCGGTTTATCACCGCCTCCTATAAGAAGGGGACGACCACGAAGAACAACGGGTATTACGCGAAACAGGAGCAGCACGGCTCCGGCGGAGGCACCTACATCTCCCACACCCAGATCGGCAAAACCAGCAAAGGCAAAAACGGCCGCTCGAACCGGCTCCGCGTTCAGGCGTGGACCGACTCGAAGACCGCGAAAATCACCAGCATCCAGACCAAGTTCCTGAAAGGCTGA